The Bradyrhizobium sp. CCBAU 53351 genome segment GCCGATCACGGCCGCCGGTCCGATAACGGCGACGAGCCGGTCAAGACTCCTCTGTAGCTTGGCTTCGTAGAACTCCGCGATGCGCCCGGCGAGTATTGGCAGCTGGCCGGTTTCTTCGCCAATGCGGATCATGCGGATCGCCATCATGGGCAAGACCGTTGACTGGGAAAGGGCGTCAGAAAGCTTCGCGCCGTGTCGTACTTGATCAGCCGCGGTTGTCCAGGCGGGAACATCGCCCGAAAAGGACATGATATCGACGAGGATGCGCAGGGTGGTGGTCAAAGGTACCTGACTGCCAGCAAGGATGCCGAGATTGCGGCAGAACACCGCAGTTTGGTAGGCCCGAAAAATCGAACTGGGGCCCGGCAATCGCATCAGTGTTGCGAGCAGCCGGAACCGGATCACGGGCCGGCGGAGGACGGCATAGGCTGCAAAGATGGCGGCCCCTGCGACTCCAAGAATCGCCAGACCGTTGGAGCGCGTCCATTCAGAAACGCCAAGCACCGTGACAATCAGCGAGTCCTGCTTGGCGCCGAAATCGCGCAACACAGCTCCGAACTGTGGCAGTACCACGAGAACAAAAAATGCCAGCACGCAGGATGCAGCGAGCAACACGAATGCAGGATATTGCAGCGCATCAGTAATTCTTCGGCGCAAGGCCTCCGTGCGCGCGCGCTCGCTTGCCAGCATATCGAGAAGGTGGCCGAGCTTCCCGGACGTTTCGCCGACTTGCACGAGCGCCGCATAGATAGGCGGAAAGCAACTCGGATATTTGCCGACGGCTTCAGCGAAGCTTTCGCCCGCAAGCACTGCGACGCGGAGTTTACTCACAATCGGGCGCAGGCGGCCGATGTCGTCATCTGAGCACAACAACTCCAGTGCATCGTCAAGCCTCGCGCCCGCCTTGAGCAGCAAAGAAAGATCACGTGTAAAGATGGTCACGTCTTCGGCGCGTGGTCGCCCAAGAAAACCAGCAGCGATATGAGCGACCGCAACCTTAGTGTCCTGAGCGACTGTTTCGATCGGAACGAGACCGAGATACTCGATACGCGCGAAAACTTCCTTCGCGGTGGACGCGGAGATCATACCGTTTACGAGCTCACCGCTCTGGGTCATAGCTAGATAGCGAAAGGTTTGCATCACGTTATCGTATGGTCGTT includes the following:
- a CDS encoding type II secretion system F family protein, with product MQTFRYLAMTQSGELVNGMISASTAKEVFARIEYLGLVPIETVAQDTKVAVAHIAAGFLGRPRAEDVTIFTRDLSLLLKAGARLDDALELLCSDDDIGRLRPIVSKLRVAVLAGESFAEAVGKYPSCFPPIYAALVQVGETSGKLGHLLDMLASERARTEALRRRITDALQYPAFVLLAASCVLAFFVLVVLPQFGAVLRDFGAKQDSLIVTVLGVSEWTRSNGLAILGVAGAAIFAAYAVLRRPVIRFRLLATLMRLPGPSSIFRAYQTAVFCRNLGILAGSQVPLTTTLRILVDIMSFSGDVPAWTTAADQVRHGAKLSDALSQSTVLPMMAIRMIRIGEETGQLPILAGRIAEFYEAKLQRSLDRLVAVIGPAAVIGISVVVGGLIVSIMTALLSITQLVS